DNA from Leptolyngbya iicbica LK:
GCCGAGGCTTACGTTTACCGAGGCGCGGCGTATCGCGCGCTGGACGAAACTGAGGCGGCGATTATCGATATCGATCGCGCGATCGCGCTCAATCCCCAATTGGGGCGGGCCTATCTGCTGCGGGCTGAAATTAATTACGAACTCGGGAACGCGCAGCAGGCGCTCAGCGATGCTCAACTCGCCTTGTCGCTCGATCCGACCCTGGGGGGTGCCCGCCTGTATGAAGGGTTAGTCGCACTGCAAGAAGGCGATAGTCAAAAAGCCATTAGCGATTTCACGGCAGCGATTACTCAAGACCCGACTGACTTGCGGGCCTATTTGCTGCGGGGCTTTGCCTACGATCAAGCGGAAAACTATTTTGCCGCGATCGCCGACTTCTCCTACGTTTTAGAGCAGGAAGATGACAATGTGATTGCCCTGATTGGTCGGGGCGCAGCCTACTATCACGAAGGCGAATTGTCCGAAGCGGAAGCCGATCTGTCCCGCGCCATTGAACTCAATCCTGAATTGCCCTACGCCTACTACAACCGCAGCTTTATCTACGTAGCGCAAAATCGCTTGACCCCCGCGATCGCGGATTTAGATCAGGCGATCGCGCTACAACCCATTTTTCCGCGCGCTTACCTTAACCGGGGGTTACTCCTAGCGCGAGTGGGACAAGAAGGCCCCGCGATCGCTGACTTTGGCCGCGCCTTAGATCAAGACCCCGACTTAGCTGAAGCGTTGACCGGACGGGCCAATGTGCAACTGTCGCGAGGCCGCGAAATTGACGCGATCGCCGACTATACCCGCGCCCTCGCCATCACGCCAGATAGTGCGGTCAACTATAAGCTCCGGGGCGATGCCTATCTAGCCGATGGCAACACCACAGCCGCCTTATCCGATTACAACCAGGCGATCGCCATTGACCCCAGCTACACTGCGGCCTATGCCGCGCGGGCTGAAGTTTACAACCTGGTGGGTGATAGTCAGCGAGCATTTGATGACTATTCCCTCGTGATTTCGGTGGATGATGACGACGTTGACCCCGACGTGCTGTACAAGCGAGGTTTAGTGCGAATGCGCTTGGGCGATCGCGCTGGCGCTCGGGCCGACCTGCAACAAGCCGCAGATCGCTACTTGGAAACCGGCCAAACTGATGGTTATCGTGAAACGGTGATCTATCTTCGCCAGCTTTAACGAGGTTGGCCGCATCCCTATGACATGGCAACGCATACGATCCCGATGGCAGTTTTGGTGCAGTCTGGGACTCCTGGCTTTGGCCCTGTGGTGCGGGGCGATGCCGACAGCGCAAGCCAGCGTTCACGTCTATCGCGAACGGCCCGGGCAGGTCACAGTGCGATCGCGCCTGAGTCTTAGAGATTTAAGCGATCGGGCCTGGCAAGTCATCGCCTTTAAACGCACTCAGGGAACTGCCCTGCAAGGCTACTATTTACGGCTGGTGGGTTTTCCGGGCGCGGTAGAAGTGGATCAGCAGCACCCTGCCACGGTGACCGCGCCTACGGGGCAAAGTCGCCAACTGCCGTGGATTGTCGATCCTCAAGCGAAGACCCTGCCGCCCAATGTCGGCCAGTTTGACCTCGCGCCGCTGCTCACGGAGCTCGATCAAGCCCTGCCGCTAGAGGTGCAGGTGCCTTTGCTGGGAATGGAGCCGGCTGAGATGGCGATCGCCCCCTTCATCGTTGAAGAATGGCTGCAAGTGAAACGCAGTGACGAATCACCAGCGCCAATGGGAGCGTCCTCGGGAGAATAGCCCCAACATCATCCCGACTAGCTGTATATAGCTAATGCCCACCAAAAAGCTGGGAATGGGCAGCAAGCTTTTGAGCCACAGCACCAGCGCCAAGCAGCCCACCAACGCCCACAACGAGGCCGCATCTAACCGCACGACGCGAAAGAACCGCTCCATCAGCTCCACGGCTAATGCCCCAATGCCGCCTGCTGCCACCACCTGCAACAGCAACCCCACCACGCCCCCTTGCAGCAGCGCCGTGGCCCCCGCTGACCAAACCGTCAACATCGCTGATAGCAAAAAAATCAGCGCAATGTCCAACACCGTCGCCAGCAAGACCGTCAGTAAGGCATTCTGAATTAGGGGAATCCAAGGCAGTGACTTCACGCGCCAAAGGGGATCTCTCATTGCCAAACTGCTTACGCTCACAAAATTGATGCCCTCATCCTATCTCACTGATTTACCTGACTTGGCAGCGATCGGCCTGCCCCTCTCGGTGGTGGTCATGACGCTATTGCACTGCCTGATTGGCTTGGTGGCAGCGCAAATCGCTCAGCGCAAAGGGGCTGACCTCGGTTTTTGGTTGATTTGGGGCATGGTCGGCGGCACTTTATCATTGATTACTGCCCTCCGACTGCCACCGGCTGCTTCATCCGACTCATGATGATGTCCAAGACGCTTTTGCTACCTGACGATCGCGCCACCTTTGCCCTGGGACAATGGCTAGGGGTGCGACTAGAGGCCGGGACGGTGGTGTTGCTGACCGGGGATCTCGGGGCAGGCAAAACAACACTGACGAAAGGATTGGGGCAGGGCCTCGCTATTCCCGACGAAATTGATAGCCCAACCTTTACGCTGATCAATGAATATGACCGGGGACGCCTGCCGCTCTATCACGTCGATCTGTATCGGCTGGAAGGGGCCGAGAGCGATCGCCTATTTTTAGAAAGTTACTGGGAGGGGATAGAATACCCGCCGGGGATAGTGGCGATCGAGTGGGCGGAGCGGCTGCGCTATTTGCCGCCAGAGCCCTTAAACATTGCCCTCTCCCATCATCCGGCGGCGGGACGCGAAGTCACACTGACGCCCAGTAATGCCGCCCAAACTTACTTACTAGAGGCCCTCACCACCGATGCGCTATTGGCTGATGAAATCTGAACCCGATGTGTACAGCATCGCTGATTTAGCAAACGACCCCACGGAGATTTGGGACGGGGTGCGCAACTATCAGGCGCGGAACTTTTTGCGGGAAATGCAGGTGGATGACCTGGCGTTTTTCTACCATTCCAATACCAAGCCACCGGGCATTGTCGGCCTGATGAAAATTATTGAGGCGGATATCGTTGACCCCACTCAGTTCGACGAGTCGAGCAAATATTACGACCCCAAATCGCAGCCCGAGGAACCCCGCTGGCGCACCGTCAAAGTCGGCTATGTGGAAACCTTTGCCGAGCAAATCACCCTCGACACGCTGAAGGCGACCTTCTCACCAGAAGAGTTGCTGGTGGTGAAGCGGGGTAATCGCCTCTCGGTGATGCCCGTCGATGAGGCTGTAGCCGAAAAGTTGCTCGAAATGGGGCGATCGGCTTAGGGCGTTGCTGGCAAGTAGCATCCCTAATGGGTGAGGTTGGGCAATGCCCAATTCGTCCAGACATTGACGGGGCTGAGGCATTGATGGCCACGCACAGCCCTTCAGTCAGTCAGTGATGGTTGATTTCGAAAAACCGCACACCTTCGGTCACCCCCATCAATGGCTTGGTTCACAGCCATCCCCAGCCTTCAACCATAGCGACAAAAACGTGAAAGAGGGCATGGGCGATAATGGCGGCTTCGAGGCCCCATTGCCAATAGAGGTAACCCGCGATCGCCCCGACAATCGCATTCGCCCCGATGATGTACACCACGAGCGAGATCGTGACGGTTGGGCTGAGCAAAAATGCCAGGGGCAAATGTAGCACCCCAAAGATGACGGCAGTCAGGCTGAGGGCAGCGATGTAATAGCCTGGATGCAGTGGCAGGTCGCGCTGTCTTTGCGCGATCCGCCAGGGCAGCCACACAACCAGCGTCATGAGTCCCCACCGCATCAAAATCTCTTCACTCATGCCGCCGCGCAAAATGCGGGCAAAGAGCGGCAGCTGATAAGTCTTCGCTGCCGTCAGAAACTCCGGCGGCAGGGCGGGTTGCCACCCGGCCAACCAGAGCAGAGCCAGGCTTGCACTGACCAGGCCCCCGATCGCCCCCCAAACAAGTGGCGGTTTGAGGGCTCTTTGAGAGAGCGGCATCCCCTGGGCGATCGCCTCTAACCAGGGGGCTGCAAGCTGCACCCTGGGAGCCAACACCACCCCCAGGACAACTGCGATCGTCAGCAGCACCATCCCTTGCAGCAACATCAAGGCTTTGATCGTAGACAACGGCAACGGTAAGGGACCAGGCGGTAGCGGCAAATCGGCCCACAGGAGGGCGACTTCTCCGGTCATGCCGAGCAACCATAACAAGGCGAAAAGCTTGAATTGGCGATTCATAACAGCAAGCAACACACGGGTTGGCAGAGGCAAGAGTTAACTTTGCGGAGGCTGCGCCTTCCCAGTTCCTCATGGGCGTTGCAGACGACCTCTGGCCAAAGATTAACCGGCATGGCGAGGGGCGCGGGCGGCAAGGATGCGGCAGATCGCATATCCCAAAGCGAGGAGCGGAATGATGTAAATCGAAATCACGCGATCGGCAATTTGCGGCTCCTCAATCCCGAAATGAGTCAAGACGGTTTCTACCGTAATGCTGAAATTCAGCATCAGAAACAAGCCTAGCAAGGTTTGAATCGGCGTCCAGACCCAAGGAAAATGCCGGTAGCCCATAAACACGTGCCCCGGCCGAGGGGGATAGTAGCGAACGGGAAAGGTGCGGAGATTTGAGTAGTGATCGACGATCGCCGCAACGCTTTCGCGGCCAAAGTAAAAGGCATGCCGGTTATGAGGAGCGAGGTTATCAGTTGCGACCTCAGTGCCCTGATGATCGTAGGTAAAGCGCAACTGCGGATAGTAATAGCGAGTGGTGGCAAAGGAAAAAAACGGCCCCGCATCAACGCTGTGATAATAGTTGCGATCAATGTTGTCGTAGGGGTCTTCAACCAAGGTGCGCGATTCGGTGTAAGCCACTCGGGAACCGCCGCGTAGTTTAGCGATCGCTTTTGGCCAGGTGCGATGGGAGATCAACACTGCCCATTTTTTCACCGCTTGGTCAAACTGCCAGCAGCCCAGCAAGCCCAGCACCCCATACGCAATTTCAAATACCCAATCTGGGGCCATAATCACTCCATACTTTCAACCTCAGCTCCTGGTGACTTTCACCACCCCAGGAGCACCCTCAACGTGCCATAGTCGCCCCTTCGACCAGGCGCGATCGCACCCATCGCATCACCACTCAAGCATCAGAATTTGATCAAATCCAAGTCTTATCGGGCAGGCATCTTGCCTGCTCTTGAACAGCCGAGACGGCTGTTCACACTTAATTTAATTCCAATTCCTAAGTGGCGCTACTCTGCCGACGTGATAATTCGAGATACTGACGTTGCAAGATATACATCCGGATGGCATCGCAGTATTTGCCGTTAATAAAAAACTCTTCTATCAAGTGTCCTTCTTCAATAAATCCTGAGGCTTTATAGAGATGAATCGCTTTCTCATTGTCTTCGGCAACGACCAAATAGACTTTATTCAAGTTCAGAATTGTGAAGGCATAATCTAACGCTAATTTGATGAGTTTTCTGGCATATCCTTGCCCTTGATGCTCAGGGGTAATAATGACCTGAAACTCTGTACTTCTATGGATATAGTCAATTTCAACCAGCTCGACCAAACCGATTGGCACGTTTTCGGCATTAACCGCAATAAATCGTCTCTCGGCATTGTCATGGATGTGTTTGTCGTAGAGATCTTCAAGCTCATCAAAAGATTCATACGGTTCTTCAAACCAATATGCCATGATGCTGCGGTTATTATTTAGGTGATGAATAAAGCGTAGATCTTCCTTTTCCAGAGCCCTCAGTCTCACATTTGCCATCATCGTTTTTATCCCTCACAGCCTGAGAAATGGTTAATGCCTGGGGCGATCGCTGAGATTCAATCCTGAGCGATTAGGAATCGCCTGATTTTTTTCGGCATTAGCGGCCCCTTAACGAAAGTTGCAGTCCATCCGGGTCTTTAATCTGAGCGCGAGGTCGAGGCAATCACCGCCCCCACCACAAAGACCAGAAACGAGAGATAGCCAGCGACAAACAGCCATTCTTGCAGGTTGCTTTCAGAAGACATCATCTTGGGCCAAGCTAAATTTCAACAATCACGGGGGTATGGTCGCTGGGCTTTTCGCGGCGGCGGGGTTCCACATCAATCACGCAGCTTTGGGCGCGATCGTACAGCTTGGGCGACAGGTAGTGATGGTCGATGCGCCAGCCCCGATTGCGCCGGAAGGAGGCCGCCCGATAGTCCCACCAGCTAAAGTGTCCGCCTTCGTCGGTGAACTTGCGAAAGGCATCTTTGAGCCCCACCGACAGCACCTCCGTCAGCATCTCCCGCTCTTTGGGCGACGACATAATGTGGGTCTCTTTGCCCTCGGGATCATGGATGTCGCGGTCTTCGAGGGCAATGTTGAAGTCGCCACAGACGAGTAACGCATCGTGATCGGCGAGCAACTTTTCCAGGTAGGTTTTGAGCAGCGTGAGCCAGCGCATCTTGTACTCGTATTTTTCACTGCCGATGGAGGAACCATTGGGAACGTACAAATTCACAATCCGCACGCCATCGAGCATGCCTGTGATCACTCGCTTCTGGTCATCCAGGTCGCCGACCGCCGCCGCACCGACGATGGGGGTAAAGCCCCTGCTGACGTCTTGCAAAGGCTGTTGGCTCAACAGAGCAACACCGTTGTAGGACTTTTGGCCGCTGATCTCAGCTTGATAACCGACCGCTTTAATCGCCTCATGGGGAAAGTCTTGATCCACGACTTTGGTTTCTTGCAGGCACAACACATCGACGGGATGTTCGGCTAACCAATCGGTCACGTGGGTGAGGCGGCTGCGGACGGAATTGACGTTCCAGGTAGCGATTTTCATGCAGGGAGAATGACCCACAAAACGACTAACAAAGGGACTCACGCGGAACCGGGCGAGGGGCCAGACCTGGGGGCGATCGCACCCTGCCCCGCCATCGAACTGCCAGCACCACTAAGGCCCCGTGTAGATACTGTCACATAGCGGTCTTTTGGAGAAGCCTGGCACACTAGAGAACAACCGTTTAGAGAGCTTCAGAAAGTTGAGATGCCTGCTTCTCAAGAACCGCTGAAAGGGGATGCCCTCGTCAAAGAAGTGTGCCGTCGCATTCGAGTGGCCCGCAGCTATTGGGATGCCCACAACAATGCCGCTTGCCGGGGCGAACGAGAAAAAGCCTTGGCGTTATACAACACCTTGACCAAAGCGGAAAAAGAAAAGATTCCCCAACAGCTGCGCATCTGGCTGCGATATCGCAGCGAAAAGTATTTTGGCGCGCACCGCACGCCTCCTACCGGCCAAGGCAAAGGGAAAACGCCGAAGCATTCATCCCGGCGGGGCAAAAAGTCGCGATCGCCCCGGCGCTGACCCTAATATTACAAGCCGCTACAGCAGATAAATATCTGCAACGAACCTCAACAGACTGTGTGATCCCCAGGGGCGATCGCGGTTTTCAGAGCGGCTGCCGTTAGCATTTGAGTGAGGTTGCCTGCTCCCGCCTACACACTACAGTCAAGCAATCTATCCATTTTGAGCCGGGGATCACATCAATCCGCCTGAGTTGACGAGGCGTGGGATCGTGGCAAGCAAGAGGCGATCGCCTCTCGACCAGTGCTCCCGGGTTGTCTGATGCTCCACCACCGGAGACACCTATGAATATTGAACAATTATCTATCCGCACTGCGACGCGGAGTGCGCCACACTCGATTTGCCACACAGTCGAAGCCCTCATGGTGCAAGCGGCCAGCGATGGACAAATCACCCATGAAGAAGAAACCAGCATCAAAGCCGCAATGCTGCGATCGGGGCACATCACGCCAGAGATGTGTCGCCTCTTTCGCCAAATGCAAGAGCGCGTCTGGGACGGCGAGTTGACCCTCGAAGAGCGGAACTGAACCCTGATGGGCGGCGGCTCAGCCCTCAGTCCTGTCGCCCCTTCTCCACCGCCCTTTACCCCGCATCCCTGCCTGGCTGACAGGCGTCCCTGGCGCAGCCTCAGCCACGACTGCATTGGGCTTTCGCGAAAGGGGGCGATCGCCTCTAAGCTAGTCCATGACCTCATTTAGCCAAATGACATGGATATTCAGTGGCAAGCTGCCAAAACCTACGAAGACATTCTTTATCACAAGGCCGAGGGCATCGCGAAGATCACGATCAATCGCCCCCACAAACGTAACGCCTTTCGCCCCAAGACCGTGGTCGAAATGTATGACGCCTTTGCCGATGCCCGCGAAGACACCGCCATTGGCGTGGTGTTGCTCACCGGCGCCGGACCGCACACCGACGGCAAATATGCCTTTTGTGCCGGTGGGGATCAGAGTGTGCGGGGGCAGGCAGGCTACATCGACGAAGGGGGTATGCCGCGTCTCAATGTCTTAGATTTGCAGCGCCTGATTCGCTCGATGCCGAAGGTGGTCATTGCCCTGGTGGCAGGCTATGCGATCGGGGGCGGTCACGTTTTACACGTGTTGTGTGATCTGACGATCGCTGCCGACAACGCCATTTTTGGTCAGACTGGTCCCAAAGTGGGCAGCTTTGACGGCGGCTTTGGCGCTAGCTATCTCGCTCGCATCGTCGGCCAAAAAAAAGCTCGGGAAATTTGGTATCTGTGTCGCCAATATTCGGCCCCGGAGGCACTTGAAATGGGCTTAGTTAATACCGTGGTGCCGATTGATCGCTTAGAGGCCGAAGGGGTGCAATGGGCACAAGAAATCTTGGCAAAAAGTCCTATTGCAATTCGCTGTCTTAAAGCCGCATTTAACGCCGACTGTGATGGCCAAGCCGGCCTGCAAGAACTCGCTGGCAATGCCACCCTGCTGTACTACATGACTGAAGAAGGTAGTGAGGGCAAACAAGCCTTTTTAGAAAAGCGATCGCCCGATTTTCGAGACTATCCCTGGCTTCCCTAACGCCCCGACACCAGGCACAAAATTGGGGTGGCCTGGTGTCAATTCAACCATTGCCTCATGAGTGACCACACCAACAATGTGTCACCTCACGGGTTAAGCCGTCTCTTTTAAATAATCAGATTCCAACTGTTCAAAATCGGGATGGTTGAGCACAATGCCTTGCGGCCAAACGGCCACTGGTGGTTGAGTAACGGCACTCATCGGTTCCATAAAGACGGGAGCCGCTAACGAGCACGCTGACCAGTTGCCCTTGACCGTGACGTTGAGCTGACCACATTGACCACCTCGTCGTCCCGCCAGCGTAAAGTAACGGCAGCGTTGACAACAAGAAACACCCAACTGAGAAGCGTCCATTATAGATTGATTCCAAAATATACTTAAGTCATTATTTTCTCTAATAAATTCTTCTGCCTTTCGTAGATAAAAAATAGCAGACCCAAGCCTAGCAATTGTTGTAGGTCTA
Protein-coding regions in this window:
- a CDS encoding tetratricopeptide repeat protein, encoding MKLSQLTIALLGTAALVTAVPAYSPAQEATTPEATVPEATGPSAIDLYNQGIEQFEAEEYAAAIVSFTEAIQINPSFAEAYVYRGAAYRALDETEAAIIDIDRAIALNPQLGRAYLLRAEINYELGNAQQALSDAQLALSLDPTLGGARLYEGLVALQEGDSQKAISDFTAAITQDPTDLRAYLLRGFAYDQAENYFAAIADFSYVLEQEDDNVIALIGRGAAYYHEGELSEAEADLSRAIELNPELPYAYYNRSFIYVAQNRLTPAIADLDQAIALQPIFPRAYLNRGLLLARVGQEGPAIADFGRALDQDPDLAEALTGRANVQLSRGREIDAIADYTRALAITPDSAVNYKLRGDAYLADGNTTAALSDYNQAIAIDPSYTAAYAARAEVYNLVGDSQRAFDDYSLVISVDDDDVDPDVLYKRGLVRMRLGDRAGARADLQQAADRYLETGQTDGYRETVIYLRQL
- a CDS encoding DUF3122 domain-containing protein, with product MPTAQASVHVYRERPGQVTVRSRLSLRDLSDRAWQVIAFKRTQGTALQGYYLRLVGFPGAVEVDQQHPATVTAPTGQSRQLPWIVDPQAKTLPPNVGQFDLAPLLTELDQALPLEVQVPLLGMEPAEMAIAPFIVEEWLQVKRSDESPAPMGASSGE
- the tsaE gene encoding tRNA (adenosine(37)-N6)-threonylcarbamoyltransferase complex ATPase subunit type 1 TsaE, whose product is MSKTLLLPDDRATFALGQWLGVRLEAGTVVLLTGDLGAGKTTLTKGLGQGLAIPDEIDSPTFTLINEYDRGRLPLYHVDLYRLEGAESDRLFLESYWEGIEYPPGIVAIEWAERLRYLPPEPLNIALSHHPAAGREVTLTPSNAAQTYLLEALTTDALLADEI
- a CDS encoding EVE domain-containing protein translates to MKSEPDVYSIADLANDPTEIWDGVRNYQARNFLREMQVDDLAFFYHSNTKPPGIVGLMKIIEADIVDPTQFDESSKYYDPKSQPEEPRWRTVKVGYVETFAEQITLDTLKATFSPEELLVVKRGNRLSVMPVDEAVAEKLLEMGRSA
- a CDS encoding CPBP family glutamic-type intramembrane protease; its protein translation is MNRQFKLFALLWLLGMTGEVALLWADLPLPPGPLPLPLSTIKALMLLQGMVLLTIAVVLGVVLAPRVQLAAPWLEAIAQGMPLSQRALKPPLVWGAIGGLVSASLALLWLAGWQPALPPEFLTAAKTYQLPLFARILRGGMSEEILMRWGLMTLVVWLPWRIAQRQRDLPLHPGYYIAALSLTAVIFGVLHLPLAFLLSPTVTISLVVYIIGANAIVGAIAGYLYWQWGLEAAIIAHALFHVFVAMVEGWGWL
- the speG gene encoding spermidine N1-acetyltransferase, producing the protein MMANVRLRALEKEDLRFIHHLNNNRSIMAYWFEEPYESFDELEDLYDKHIHDNAERRFIAVNAENVPIGLVELVEIDYIHRSTEFQVIITPEHQGQGYARKLIKLALDYAFTILNLNKVYLVVAEDNEKAIHLYKASGFIEEGHLIEEFFINGKYCDAIRMYILQRQYLELSRRQSSAT
- the xth gene encoding exodeoxyribonuclease III yields the protein MKIATWNVNSVRSRLTHVTDWLAEHPVDVLCLQETKVVDQDFPHEAIKAVGYQAEISGQKSYNGVALLSQQPLQDVSRGFTPIVGAAAVGDLDDQKRVITGMLDGVRIVNLYVPNGSSIGSEKYEYKMRWLTLLKTYLEKLLADHDALLVCGDFNIALEDRDIHDPEGKETHIMSSPKEREMLTEVLSVGLKDAFRKFTDEGGHFSWWDYRAASFRRNRGWRIDHHYLSPKLYDRAQSCVIDVEPRRREKPSDHTPVIVEI
- the menB gene encoding 1,4-dihydroxy-2-naphthoyl-CoA synthase — its product is MDIQWQAAKTYEDILYHKAEGIAKITINRPHKRNAFRPKTVVEMYDAFADAREDTAIGVVLLTGAGPHTDGKYAFCAGGDQSVRGQAGYIDEGGMPRLNVLDLQRLIRSMPKVVIALVAGYAIGGGHVLHVLCDLTIAADNAIFGQTGPKVGSFDGGFGASYLARIVGQKKAREIWYLCRQYSAPEALEMGLVNTVVPIDRLEAEGVQWAQEILAKSPIAIRCLKAAFNADCDGQAGLQELAGNATLLYYMTEEGSEGKQAFLEKRSPDFRDYPWLP